In the Alkalispirochaeta americana genome, one interval contains:
- a CDS encoding spore coat protein U domain-containing protein has protein sequence MKQTFPSIYLIAAASLMVLGPGLLFGQASQGPSFGAPPGTITAVYDQYLGNNITGDIIVSGRNVEFGIGFSAGGSASFSQRRLTGPGGAALEYQLLDPEADDRVLTDLDGPAGQRHLIYHEFRGNQEEPFPLVVRIPQGQFPPAGTYTDTVQTRLYRGIPATTPSLEEEPLHIVVTVPPVVRLSVVGRGQPFDPLSDVAHLDFGELQQGRSEEVDLVVVTDINYRLSVTSPNSGFLVLEGATPGSAVTRGEAIPYTMRVNGLIRDLSSGHAEIGSGSPTSIAGDRYELYFEIGDVRDATSGEYTENLTVTVTAQ, from the coding sequence ATGAAACAGACATTCCCATCGATATACCTGATAGCAGCAGCCTCCCTCATGGTCCTCGGGCCAGGCCTCCTCTTTGGCCAGGCCTCGCAGGGCCCCTCCTTCGGAGCGCCGCCCGGCACGATCACCGCAGTCTACGATCAATACCTGGGAAACAACATCACCGGGGATATTATCGTCTCCGGCCGTAATGTTGAGTTCGGTATCGGTTTCTCTGCGGGGGGCTCAGCCTCCTTCAGCCAGCGCCGACTCACCGGCCCCGGAGGTGCGGCCCTGGAGTATCAGCTTCTGGACCCCGAGGCTGACGACCGGGTTCTCACCGACCTTGATGGACCTGCAGGGCAGCGCCATCTGATCTATCACGAGTTCCGGGGGAATCAGGAGGAACCCTTTCCCCTGGTGGTACGGATTCCCCAGGGTCAGTTTCCCCCTGCCGGAACATATACCGACACGGTCCAGACGCGTCTTTACCGGGGAATACCCGCCACAACCCCCTCCCTGGAAGAAGAACCCCTCCATATCGTGGTAACTGTTCCTCCGGTGGTACGGCTATCCGTGGTTGGACGCGGCCAACCCTTTGATCCGCTTTCCGATGTTGCCCATCTGGATTTTGGAGAACTCCAGCAGGGTCGTTCCGAGGAGGTTGATCTGGTGGTGGTGACCGATATCAACTACCGCCTGAGCGTGACCTCGCCAAACTCGGGGTTTCTGGTCCTTGAGGGAGCCACACCGGGGAGTGCCGTGACGAGGGGAGAGGCTATTCCGTACACGATGCGCGTGAATGGCCTTATCAGGGATCTTTCTTCGGGCCATGCCGAGATCGGATCAGGTTCTCCGACTTCCATCGCAGGAGACCGCTACGAACTATACTTCGAGATCGGCGATGTCCGGGACGCCACCAGCGGAGAATACACAGAAAACCTCACCGTGACCGTGACGGCTCAGTAG
- the rsgA gene encoding ribosome small subunit-dependent GTPase A, with product MSSRSFWGWTEDDEALMSTIPPGYIPARVTAGYVSSWRVMIPEEGREIQVQLAGAFHHRGSGPGECPLPRAGDWVALAPSKKVIDRVFPRRTALIRQEAGRGRRPQVLAANVDTVFLVFGLDGGRSFSLGLLERFLTVTAGGGVSPVVVLNKADCAAPGQEEHIVCQVRAHYADLPLCVTSALHGDGRYTTGLEEVRRRVPPGKTACFLGRSGAGKSSIINALGAGGRPGEKLIGTAPVSSFHGKGRHTTSTARLWMLPRGFGHDRGGMVIDTPGVREVQLWGGQDSLGESFADIDDLAKDCRFRDCRHQGEPGCAVQMAVAQGFVPPQRFEHYLEQRQELDQAATARDAPARGGGGRPAAPARRRRQSRESRGDQPG from the coding sequence ATGAGCAGCCGTTCTTTCTGGGGCTGGACCGAGGATGACGAGGCCCTGATGAGCACCATCCCGCCGGGATATATCCCGGCCCGGGTAACGGCCGGGTATGTCTCGTCCTGGAGGGTAATGATTCCCGAAGAAGGTCGGGAGATCCAGGTACAGCTTGCCGGTGCGTTTCATCACCGTGGTTCCGGTCCCGGCGAGTGTCCCCTGCCCCGAGCCGGCGATTGGGTTGCCCTGGCCCCCTCGAAAAAGGTTATAGACAGGGTTTTTCCGCGCCGGACCGCCCTGATCCGCCAGGAGGCGGGCCGGGGACGGCGACCTCAGGTGCTGGCAGCCAATGTTGATACGGTCTTCCTGGTTTTTGGCCTCGACGGGGGAAGGAGTTTCTCCCTGGGGCTTCTGGAACGGTTTCTTACGGTCACCGCCGGTGGAGGGGTCAGCCCCGTGGTGGTCCTGAACAAGGCTGACTGTGCGGCGCCTGGACAGGAGGAGCACATAGTCTGCCAGGTGAGAGCTCATTATGCCGATCTTCCTCTCTGTGTTACCTCGGCTCTCCACGGCGACGGTCGCTACACCACGGGCCTGGAGGAGGTGCGCCGACGTGTTCCTCCAGGCAAGACGGCCTGCTTCCTGGGCCGTTCCGGGGCGGGAAAATCGAGCATTATCAACGCCCTTGGGGCCGGAGGTCGCCCGGGGGAGAAACTCATCGGGACCGCCCCCGTGAGTTCCTTCCATGGCAAGGGCCGCCATACCACCTCCACGGCTCGGTTGTGGATGCTTCCCCGGGGGTTTGGTCATGACCGGGGAGGGATGGTGATCGATACGCCGGGGGTCCGGGAGGTACAGCTCTGGGGAGGCCAGGATTCCCTGGGAGAGAGCTTTGCCGATATTGATGATCTGGCGAAGGATTGCCGCTTCCGGGACTGTCGGCACCAGGGTGAACCGGGGTGCGCTGTCCAGATGGCTGTTGCCCAGGGGTTTGTGCCGCCGCAACGGTTTGAGCATTATCTCGAGCAGCGCCAGGAGCTGGACCAGGCAGCTACCGCTCGAGATGCTCCGGCCCGGGGGGGTGGCGGAAGACCGGCCGCCCCGGCCCGGCGGCGGCGACAGAGCCGGGAAAGCCGGGGCGATCAGCCGGGCTGA
- a CDS encoding TRAP transporter small permease yields MYPTLRRAEEALAVLLFSVILLLILWQIISRYILGVPVPWTDELSRLLFVYMGVLGAHLAQRDKIHVRIDMILSRLAPGAYRVVEILFNLIILACCIFLIREGMILAARKAVIYMITINVSSWFLFIPLAILGALVSLEVGLQTRDLLRQTSGAGEADRC; encoded by the coding sequence ATGTATCCTACACTACGACGCGCCGAAGAGGCCCTGGCAGTTTTATTATTTTCCGTCATTTTGCTTCTGATTCTCTGGCAGATTATATCGCGCTACATCCTGGGAGTGCCCGTTCCCTGGACGGACGAACTCTCGCGGCTTCTCTTTGTGTATATGGGAGTTCTGGGTGCTCATCTGGCACAGCGGGACAAAATCCACGTGCGCATCGACATGATTCTTTCCCGCCTCGCGCCGGGAGCGTATCGAGTTGTGGAGATCCTCTTCAACCTGATCATACTGGCCTGCTGCATCTTCCTGATCCGGGAAGGAATGATTCTGGCAGCACGAAAGGCGGTCATCTACATGATAACTATCAACGTGAGTTCCTGGTTTCTCTTTATCCCCTTGGCAATCCTGGGGGCGCTGGTGTCCCTTGAGGTGGGCCTCCAGACCCGGGATCTCCTTCGCCAGACCAGCGGCGCCGGGGAGGCAGACCGATGCTGA
- a CDS encoding TRAP transporter large permease, translating into MLTLMFILWFALLLLGFHVGYSLIFISLFYFFLSGTPQLIGFALEQMVEGVNDFILLAVPFFVLTGNLMNGGGITERIFTFAKTLVGHLQGGMAHVNIFASLIFSGMSGSALADAGGLGQLEIKSMRDEGYDDGFAGGVTAASCIIGPLVPPSTSLIIYAVVADQSIERLFIAGFIPGVLTALTLMIMSSVLARRRNYPRGERASVAEIWASYKRAFFALLTPVIILAGIFSGVFTPTEAAIAAATYSLFIGALVYRELTWNKLFHIILDSVKTTGTIFLLVLGVSLFGWIIAREQMPLRVAQAFLAFSDNPIILLLSINILLLVLGAIIDALPLLIILVPVLLPTVLAAGVDPIHFGIIVVFNLMIGILTPPMGTALFVVSRVGNIPFHVLTRGVLPFLVPLGITLLLLVFFPQISLFLPGLLR; encoded by the coding sequence ATGCTGACCCTGATGTTCATCCTCTGGTTCGCCTTGCTCCTTCTGGGGTTTCACGTAGGCTATTCCCTGATTTTTATCTCCCTCTTTTACTTCTTTCTTTCCGGCACACCCCAGCTCATCGGCTTCGCCCTGGAACAGATGGTAGAGGGAGTGAACGACTTCATTCTCCTGGCGGTGCCCTTTTTTGTTCTTACGGGAAACTTGATGAACGGCGGGGGAATAACGGAACGAATCTTCACCTTCGCAAAAACTCTGGTGGGGCACCTCCAGGGTGGTATGGCTCACGTGAATATCTTTGCCAGCCTGATCTTCTCGGGCATGTCGGGCTCGGCCCTGGCCGATGCGGGAGGGCTGGGGCAGCTTGAGATAAAATCAATGCGTGACGAGGGCTACGACGACGGCTTTGCCGGTGGCGTCACGGCAGCCTCGTGCATCATTGGTCCCCTGGTTCCCCCCAGCACATCCCTCATTATCTACGCCGTGGTGGCAGATCAATCCATAGAGAGGCTCTTTATCGCAGGCTTCATTCCGGGAGTTCTCACAGCCCTCACCCTGATGATCATGTCCAGCGTTCTGGCGCGGCGCCGCAACTACCCTCGGGGAGAGCGCGCCTCGGTAGCAGAGATATGGGCCAGTTACAAGCGGGCCTTTTTTGCCCTTCTCACGCCGGTCATCATCCTGGCGGGGATCTTCTCGGGTGTCTTCACACCCACGGAAGCGGCCATTGCAGCCGCCACGTACTCACTCTTTATTGGGGCTCTGGTATACCGGGAACTCACCTGGAACAAACTCTTCCACATCATTCTGGACAGCGTCAAAACCACGGGAACCATCTTTCTGCTCGTCCTGGGCGTGAGCCTCTTCGGGTGGATCATCGCCCGGGAACAGATGCCCCTGCGGGTGGCCCAGGCTTTTCTCGCCTTCAGCGATAACCCCATCATTCTGCTTCTCTCCATAAACATTCTGCTCCTGGTTCTAGGAGCGATCATCGATGCCTTGCCGCTCCTTATCATTCTGGTGCCGGTCCTGCTCCCCACAGTGCTGGCTGCCGGGGTAGACCCCATTCACTTTGGCATCATCGTGGTCTTTAACCTGATGATCGGGATTCTGACTCCTCCCATGGGAACAGCCCTATTTGTGGTGAGCCGGGTGGGAAATATTCCCTTTCACGTCCTCACCCGGGGTGTCCTCCCCTTTCTGGTTCCTCTGGGAATTACCCTGCTTCTGCTGGTCTTTTTTCCCCAGATATCGCTCTTCTTGCCGGGGCTGTTGCGGTAA
- a CDS encoding ABC transporter ATP-binding protein, with protein sequence MIELEKISKTYRMGSSEVLALKEVSLLIGSGEFVSIIGPSGSGKTTLMNIIGCLDTPTSGHYRLGGEAVETLSVNRTAALRNATIGFVFQSFNLLPKLNALENVELPLVYAGLRKKERRHRATEMLERVGLLDRARHRPNELSGGQRQRVAIARALSVHPGMVLADEPTGALDSVTGEEIMGLFEELHRDGVTIILVTHEKNLALRARRMLSLHDGDVVEDSATAFVQEQEQEQERDRS encoded by the coding sequence ATGATTGAACTTGAGAAGATCTCGAAAACCTACCGGATGGGTTCTTCCGAGGTGCTGGCCCTGAAGGAGGTGTCGCTCCTGATCGGATCGGGGGAGTTTGTCTCGATTATCGGGCCGAGCGGGTCGGGGAAAACCACCTTGATGAACATTATCGGTTGTCTCGACACACCTACATCGGGGCACTACCGTCTGGGGGGCGAGGCCGTGGAAACCCTTTCTGTCAACCGGACGGCGGCCCTGCGGAACGCCACAATTGGCTTTGTGTTTCAGAGCTTCAACCTCCTGCCGAAACTCAACGCTCTGGAAAACGTCGAGCTGCCGCTTGTCTACGCGGGCCTTCGAAAGAAAGAGCGTCGCCACCGGGCAACGGAGATGCTCGAAAGGGTAGGGCTTCTTGATCGGGCTCGTCACAGGCCGAATGAACTCTCGGGAGGCCAGCGGCAGCGCGTTGCTATTGCTCGTGCATTGTCCGTACATCCTGGCATGGTCCTGGCCGATGAGCCTACGGGTGCACTGGACAGCGTGACGGGGGAGGAAATCATGGGGTTGTTCGAGGAGCTTCACCGGGACGGCGTCACGATCATACTGGTTACCCATGAGAAAAATCTTGCCCTGCGGGCCCGGAGAATGCTCAGTCTCCATGATGGCGATGTGGTGGAAGATAGTGCCACGGCCTTCGTTCAGGAGCAGGAGCAGGAGCAGGAGAGGGATCGGTCGTGA
- a CDS encoding TolC family protein, producing the protein MMRWRHTSRGLPICIIAILGIAPILGAEEVSRTLSCVLSESLASPKTAQAEVEYARAILSARRAQELPDISVTLSPLAKIQGDDDTRDPQKARITSSMSVSLPFSMTPEQNLRAEAASDRVSLERLRLEESRQEELLRLINLYHGAYLAQQEIQVASMERELARIRLDIEQSRFERGEIRFIDFERVSTSYVEAQASFIKAEGMHHDRVRALAAASGIRAEDLLLLQPPPLVHPENTGVIDTLAGDNPGRVDTGAVSWRIASQRAELQAIEREVHHLPSLARFAQARIGFDYQDHSASISLNPVSRILSLGYTPAGITLVDDGPSRGGGSSSGGDSSDFDWNLNLSVSFSVSLPRISSYDREIAELSAESARLRLLELELEALDRERESVNDLRQALDDQKNSEIALARAKLNHEIVEVQAEAGRSIAADVMAAGVALERATLNLQRAQLQTDRILLSLVPSLGTHLHNTLEGRIEG; encoded by the coding sequence ATGATGCGCTGGCGCCACACATCACGGGGACTGCCGATCTGCATTATCGCGATCCTGGGCATCGCGCCAATCCTCGGGGCAGAAGAGGTCTCGCGCACCCTCTCCTGCGTGCTTTCCGAAAGCCTTGCCAGCCCGAAAACGGCACAGGCTGAAGTAGAGTATGCCCGGGCAATCCTCTCCGCCCGGCGAGCACAGGAGCTTCCTGATATTTCCGTGACCCTCTCTCCCCTGGCGAAGATACAGGGAGATGACGATACCAGGGATCCCCAGAAAGCACGTATTACCTCCTCCATGAGTGTATCCCTGCCCTTTTCCATGACGCCGGAGCAAAACCTTCGTGCTGAAGCGGCCAGTGACCGCGTCTCCCTGGAACGCCTGCGCCTGGAAGAATCCCGACAGGAGGAACTCCTTCGGTTGATCAACCTCTACCATGGCGCGTACCTGGCGCAACAGGAAATTCAGGTGGCCTCCATGGAGCGTGAGCTTGCTCGTATCAGGCTCGATATTGAGCAATCACGGTTTGAGCGGGGCGAAATCAGGTTCATAGATTTTGAACGGGTCAGTACAAGCTATGTGGAGGCCCAAGCCTCTTTCATCAAGGCCGAAGGGATGCACCACGATCGAGTTCGTGCGTTGGCGGCAGCGAGCGGAATACGGGCAGAGGATCTGCTCCTGCTCCAGCCCCCCCCTCTGGTACATCCCGAGAATACCGGGGTTATTGATACACTGGCAGGAGATAACCCCGGCAGGGTTGATACAGGAGCTGTATCGTGGCGTATCGCTTCTCAAAGGGCCGAGCTTCAGGCGATAGAACGCGAAGTCCACCATCTTCCGTCATTAGCCCGATTTGCCCAGGCCCGTATCGGTTTTGACTATCAGGATCACTCGGCGTCGATCAGTCTCAATCCTGTCTCGCGTATTTTGAGTCTCGGTTACACCCCGGCAGGAATAACCCTGGTGGACGATGGACCGTCCCGAGGAGGGGGATCCTCCTCGGGGGGCGATTCTTCCGATTTTGACTGGAACCTGAATCTGAGCGTGAGCTTCAGTGTATCCCTGCCGCGAATCAGTTCGTATGATCGGGAAATTGCGGAACTATCCGCTGAATCTGCACGGTTGCGCCTTCTGGAGCTGGAACTCGAAGCCCTGGATCGGGAAAGAGAGTCTGTAAATGATCTGAGGCAGGCCCTGGATGATCAGAAAAACAGCGAGATCGCCCTGGCGCGGGCAAAGCTGAATCACGAGATAGTGGAAGTCCAAGCTGAGGCTGGCCGAAGCATTGCCGCTGATGTGATGGCTGCCGGGGTAGCTCTTGAACGGGCGACTTTGAATCTGCAAAGAGCACAGCTTCAGACCGACAGAATTTTGCTCTCTCTGGTGCCGAGTCTTGGGACCCACCTGCATAACACCCTCGAGGGGAGGATTGAAGGATGA
- a CDS encoding ABC transporter permease — translation MKGITQWENTRISVLSIAGSPVRSALTALGVMIGVAAVIVLVALGQGAQAQVEKSLQSLGSNLLIVYSGEQRGAALVRTNTANIRPTLTQDDLAMIRSLPPDLVALSTPASTANVQLKFENRNVAATAIGTGPEYPEIRNFRPIYGEFFRYDHLENRAPVVVLGAQVYRDLFHQGHDPLGEAVRINGVAYRVIGVMEEKGNAAQDSSVIVPVTTFQRRISGGSNYAMINVQAASTDVMREVQALIEQGILRLHRLPSMDHADFYVANQLDLLSTVAGVAGTFTLLLAGIAAISLLVGGVGIMNIMLVSVTERTREIGVRMALGARPRDIIFQFLTEAVVLSVAGGIAGIAIGLAGSWVAVHLGRTPANVHILSVVASFGVSVMIGLFFGGYPAWRASKLDPIEALRYE, via the coding sequence GTGAAAGGGATAACCCAGTGGGAAAACACCCGTATTTCCGTGCTCAGCATCGCCGGTTCTCCGGTTCGCTCGGCCCTGACAGCCCTGGGGGTAATGATCGGCGTTGCAGCGGTGATCGTCCTGGTTGCTCTGGGACAGGGAGCCCAGGCGCAGGTGGAAAAGAGCCTGCAATCTCTGGGGTCCAATCTGCTCATCGTCTATTCCGGTGAGCAGCGTGGAGCGGCTCTGGTCAGGACGAACACCGCAAATATCCGTCCAACCCTGACTCAGGACGATCTTGCAATGATCCGTTCACTGCCGCCCGATCTCGTTGCCTTGAGCACTCCCGCATCGACAGCGAACGTACAACTGAAGTTCGAGAACCGTAACGTCGCGGCCACGGCGATCGGGACCGGTCCCGAGTACCCGGAAATACGGAACTTCAGGCCGATCTATGGAGAGTTTTTCCGTTACGACCACCTGGAGAACCGCGCCCCGGTGGTAGTCCTTGGTGCCCAGGTCTACCGGGATCTCTTTCACCAGGGTCACGACCCGCTGGGTGAAGCGGTGCGTATTAATGGCGTGGCCTATCGTGTCATCGGGGTAATGGAGGAAAAGGGGAACGCCGCCCAGGATTCCTCGGTGATCGTTCCCGTGACCACCTTCCAGCGAAGAATAAGCGGAGGATCAAACTATGCGATGATCAACGTTCAGGCTGCCTCCACGGATGTAATGAGAGAGGTTCAGGCGCTCATTGAGCAGGGAATACTGCGCCTTCACCGGCTGCCCTCGATGGATCACGCCGATTTTTACGTTGCAAATCAGCTGGACCTTCTTTCGACGGTGGCCGGTGTTGCCGGAACATTTACTCTCTTGCTGGCAGGAATCGCGGCGATCAGTCTGTTGGTAGGAGGCGTGGGAATCATGAATATCATGCTGGTTTCAGTAACCGAGAGAACGCGGGAAATCGGGGTCAGGATGGCCCTGGGCGCTCGGCCCCGGGACATCATCTTCCAGTTCCTGACCGAGGCCGTCGTCCTTTCCGTAGCTGGCGGAATCGCGGGGATCGCCATAGGTCTGGCCGGTTCCTGGGTCGCAGTCCATCTTGGCAGAACCCCTGCGAACGTACACATTCTCTCGGTTGTGGCGTCCTTTGGGGTGTCGGTCATGATCGGTCTGTTTTTTGGTGGATACCCCGCGTGGCGGGCGTCAAAACTCGATCCTATAGAGGCATTGCGTTATGAATAA
- a CDS encoding sigma-54-dependent transcriptional regulator — MIPQKVNREDVTLKEVTPDQETPAEASRMILLAVDDDPVQLEIIAAAAERLEYPPIGVVRADSVASAREAIGSCKPDIVICDNFLPDGEASAVLTEMRHRNPLVPVIVITAHESVPNAVGLIKRGARDYLVKPLKMAEIQQVIAGSLAWRSEEEDYADLIEPDQEGEGIAYSASPVMKDALRLAGRAADSDASILIQGESGTGKELLARFIHSKSARRERPFVVVNVAALAESLVESELFGHRKGAFTGAQTDRVGFFEQAASGTLFIDEVAEIPLSVQVKLLRVLQFKEIQRVGDSEPRSVDVRILAASHKNLDEMVRDGSFREDLFYRINVITVQLPPLRERREDIPHLVGQMIRKLAAKNRRPLEGITQRALNLLVGYGFPGNVRELENILERAVILAKRSLIHEGDLPAFVVSGSTTEPAGDSLDHKLNNLERHLILEALKETGGNQSRAAALLKITERRLRSRLERLVLENPYT; from the coding sequence ATGATCCCACAGAAGGTGAACCGGGAGGATGTGACCCTGAAAGAAGTGACTCCGGACCAGGAAACCCCGGCGGAGGCAAGCAGGATGATCTTGCTCGCTGTGGACGATGATCCTGTGCAGCTGGAGATTATCGCTGCCGCCGCAGAGCGGCTGGAATACCCTCCAATAGGGGTGGTGCGGGCTGATTCGGTTGCCTCTGCCCGGGAGGCGATTGGTTCCTGCAAGCCCGATATTGTGATTTGCGATAACTTTCTGCCCGATGGCGAGGCCTCTGCCGTTCTGACGGAGATGCGTCACCGGAATCCTCTGGTGCCAGTGATTGTCATTACTGCCCACGAGTCTGTCCCGAACGCTGTGGGTCTGATCAAGCGGGGGGCCCGGGATTATCTGGTGAAACCCCTGAAGATGGCGGAGATTCAGCAGGTCATTGCGGGATCCCTGGCGTGGCGTTCCGAGGAAGAGGATTACGCCGATCTGATCGAGCCCGATCAGGAAGGAGAGGGGATCGCCTATAGTGCATCACCGGTGATGAAGGATGCCCTGCGTCTTGCCGGTCGGGCGGCTGATTCCGATGCGTCCATTTTGATTCAGGGCGAGAGCGGTACGGGGAAAGAGCTTCTGGCCCGGTTTATCCACAGCAAGAGCGCGCGCCGGGAGAGGCCCTTTGTGGTGGTGAATGTGGCGGCTCTTGCGGAGTCTCTCGTAGAGAGCGAGCTTTTCGGCCACCGCAAGGGGGCTTTTACCGGTGCCCAGACGGACCGGGTCGGTTTTTTTGAGCAGGCAGCGTCGGGAACGCTTTTTATCGATGAGGTTGCCGAGATTCCCCTTTCGGTGCAGGTAAAGTTGTTGCGCGTTCTCCAGTTCAAGGAGATTCAGCGCGTGGGCGATTCGGAACCGCGTTCTGTGGATGTGCGGATTCTGGCGGCCTCCCACAAGAATCTGGACGAGATGGTCCGGGATGGATCCTTCAGGGAGGATCTTTTCTACCGGATCAACGTGATAACTGTACAGTTGCCTCCTTTGCGGGAACGTCGCGAGGATATTCCTCACCTGGTGGGACAGATGATCCGCAAGCTCGCAGCAAAAAACAGACGCCCCCTTGAAGGAATAACCCAACGGGCACTGAATCTTCTGGTGGGCTACGGTTTTCCGGGAAATGTCCGGGAGCTTGAGAATATTCTGGAGCGGGCCGTTATTCTGGCAAAGCGGTCCCTCATACACGAGGGTGATCTCCCGGCGTTTGTGGTTTCGGGAAGCACTACCGAACCCGCTGGGGACTCCCTGGATCACAAGCTGAACAACCTTGAGCGGCACCTGATTCTGGAAGCGCTGAAAGAGACCGGGGGAAACCAGTCCCGGGCAGCAGCGCTTTTGAAGATTACCGAGCGTCGTTTGCGATCCCGCCTGGAGCGATTGGTCCTGGAAAATCCCTACACCTGA
- a CDS encoding efflux RND transporter periplasmic adaptor subunit: protein MNRRTILLLVAAIALLVVSISIVRHYYRPESTAESDEGQDFIITGPRLGVVRLGIESPALVEPYRHQVIRSPGQSRITFVGVLGSSRSEGDVLIRFESSEAQSRLARAELDYQESELALSRADRNLEQSRVALQAARDLHAAGAASGEEVSKSEEAMVNAGYHRQLAELSLEKSRLDLERARMDLESTIIRAPFDGQILEVSVQPGDIVGSNTALMTFGDVSRVRLVAEMDEYDAVRIVRNQRAEAQAEALRSSASSTQAWSGRVDTISPVAKIVSNISVFTVGAVFDNEDQLLRPGMSADLTVIVAQDRGLIVPAGSISTVRDRSYLDVMNSEGEIEPRRVVTGASDGVQTVILEGIGEDDQIVVYQESSLDILAGSPSGADPGSSSFIPISVPGSSGGSSSSPASPAGGGGGGGGGGR, encoded by the coding sequence ATGAACCGAAGGACCATCTTGCTTCTTGTCGCGGCGATCGCTCTTTTGGTCGTCTCTATTTCAATAGTCCGTCATTACTATCGGCCAGAGAGCACCGCCGAGAGCGATGAAGGGCAGGATTTTATCATAACCGGGCCAAGACTCGGAGTTGTGCGCCTTGGAATAGAATCGCCCGCCCTGGTAGAACCTTATCGACACCAGGTGATTCGCTCCCCCGGCCAGTCCCGTATCACCTTTGTCGGTGTCCTGGGTTCCTCCCGAAGCGAGGGAGATGTGCTGATTCGTTTTGAATCGTCCGAAGCACAGTCCCGGCTGGCTCGGGCAGAACTTGATTATCAGGAATCGGAGCTTGCCCTGTCTCGTGCAGATCGGAATCTTGAGCAAAGCCGGGTTGCCCTTCAGGCAGCCCGGGACCTTCACGCGGCAGGGGCGGCTTCCGGAGAAGAGGTCTCGAAATCAGAAGAGGCCATGGTGAATGCCGGGTATCATCGGCAACTCGCAGAACTATCGCTGGAAAAGAGCAGGCTCGATCTGGAACGTGCCCGGATGGATCTGGAGTCGACAATTATACGAGCCCCCTTCGATGGTCAAATACTGGAGGTATCGGTACAACCTGGCGATATCGTGGGGAGCAACACGGCGCTCATGACCTTTGGAGATGTCTCCCGTGTCCGGCTGGTGGCGGAAATGGATGAATATGATGCAGTGAGAATCGTGCGAAACCAGCGGGCCGAGGCACAGGCAGAGGCCTTGCGCTCTTCCGCATCCTCCACCCAGGCCTGGAGCGGACGAGTGGATACCATAAGCCCTGTTGCAAAAATTGTGAGCAACATCTCGGTTTTTACCGTGGGGGCAGTCTTTGATAATGAAGATCAGCTTTTGCGTCCGGGAATGAGTGCCGACCTCACGGTGATCGTGGCGCAAGACAGGGGACTGATCGTCCCGGCTGGATCGATCTCGACCGTTCGGGATCGAAGCTATCTTGATGTAATGAACTCCGAGGGTGAAATAGAGCCGCGAAGGGTCGTGACCGGAGCGAGTGACGGAGTCCAGACGGTGATTCTCGAGGGCATCGGAGAAGATGATCAGATAGTGGTTTACCAGGAATCATCACTCGACATTCTTGCCGGATCGCCCTCCGGAGCAGACCCGGGAAGTTCCTCCTTTATCCCGATTTCGGTTCCCGGTTCCTCGGGAGGATCATCGTCCTCACCGGCCTCCCCTGCAGGTGGCGGCGGTGGTGGAGGGGGGGGAGGCCGCTGA
- a CDS encoding fimbrial biogenesis chaperone, which produces MGSVARSLRIIALGAMILFPIAPSLRALSLEPLTQVFTTSQAGRLHTYRVTNTQEREIAVQVRMTTRDHNARGKEVREDASDKWVVFPSRMVLAPGQTQAVRVQYTGPGGIEREQAFRIIAEQLPVDISGGDRQSGINVLFRYEGSVYVRPGRFSPDVILAGAERWYQNGSFQGVLVRFENRGATHGILGDLSIHLRLFDGEKMIAEEVFQGAQLPILAGRNLLAGRTLEEVLPLPDLWAKGTFYVDYNVRLID; this is translated from the coding sequence ATGGGTTCTGTTGCACGGTCACTTCGAATCATCGCCCTGGGGGCGATGATTCTTTTTCCAATAGCCCCTTCACTGCGGGCTCTTTCGCTGGAACCGCTGACGCAGGTCTTTACAACCTCCCAGGCGGGGAGGCTCCATACGTATCGGGTAACCAACACCCAGGAGCGGGAGATTGCTGTTCAGGTCCGCATGACCACCCGGGATCACAATGCCCGGGGAAAAGAGGTTCGGGAAGACGCCTCCGATAAGTGGGTGGTCTTTCCCTCACGGATGGTGCTCGCTCCCGGCCAGACCCAGGCCGTGCGGGTCCAGTATACCGGTCCTGGGGGAATAGAGCGTGAGCAGGCCTTCAGGATAATTGCCGAGCAGTTGCCGGTTGATATCTCCGGTGGCGACCGCCAGTCCGGGATCAACGTGCTTTTTCGGTACGAGGGAAGCGTTTATGTTCGGCCTGGCAGGTTCTCTCCTGATGTTATTCTTGCGGGAGCCGAGAGGTGGTACCAAAACGGATCGTTCCAGGGCGTTCTGGTAAGGTTTGAAAATCGCGGTGCCACCCACGGAATCCTGGGCGATCTTTCCATACATCTGCGTCTTTTCGACGGCGAAAAGATGATTGCCGAAGAGGTCTTTCAGGGAGCTCAGCTCCCGATTCTGGCGGGCCGGAACCTTCTGGCAGGAAGAACCCTGGAAGAGGTTCTTCCCTTGCCCGACCTGTGGGCCAAGGGGACTTTCTATGTGGACTATAACGTACGGCTTATTGACTAG